One window from the genome of Nicotiana sylvestris chromosome 9, ASM39365v2, whole genome shotgun sequence encodes:
- the LOC138878689 gene encoding uncharacterized protein: protein MVASWGETSDEDSEDEAEEEQALMAIGESDDEQEVLEHDNSVLELRSENLKLKLGIGKKKVDHTYLTLEENLGKMKDELYKKDELIKVLKEDLGKVKHELDRTCKWNKAYDALSWLQEHHSSNKRGLGYGTQAPKWDSRSKYLLFLKIKSAHTVARPTITKMNVQVKGRSQIWYMDSGCSKHMTGNKDQFLSLEDLKGGNDSFGNGKKGEIIGVVKVGKTDSHSIENDYLIDGLKYSLISVSQLCDRDHNFSAPRNPQQNGVVERKNRTLEDMARTMLLSSKLPHNFWAEAVNTACYIISRCMTRPLIEKTPYELLKGRKPNISHLRAFGCKCYVHNNRKDFLGKFDPRSDEGVFLGYYSHRKAYKVFNKRTLCVEESVHVVFDETNILSERQEHEDKAIGLVKELTKSPVQVKVASKEGTGDGTCPSNQGNLTGGTNQGEIESNPLEELVHEPVPLQQNMGEISSRNQLVVKPHKYQSSHPIENIITDPISGVKTRSQLKNPCAFDAFLSLIEPENVVEALQDAD, encoded by the exons ATGGTTGCTTCTTGGGGAGAAACTTCAGATGAAGATTCGGAAGATGAAGCTGAAGAAGAGCAAGCACTgatggccatcggagaatcagatgatgaacaagag GTTCTTGAACATGATAatagtgtcctagaacttaggtctgaaaacttaaaactgaaactaggaataggaaagaagaaagttgatcacacatatctcactctagaagaaaacttgggaaaaatgaaagatgaattgtataagaaagatGAACTCATCAAAGTCCTGAAGGAAGATCTAGGAAAGGTGAAACATGAATtagacagaacttgcaagtgGAACAAGGCTTATGATGCACTCTCTTGGCTGCAAGagcatcacagtagcaacaaaagaggacttggatATGGGACTCAAGCTCCAAAATGGGACTCTAGAAGCAAGTACCTACTCTTCCTGAAaataaaatctgcacacactgtagCAAGGCCgaccattacaaaaatgaat gtccaagtgaaaggGAGGAGCCAAATATGGtatatggatagtggctgctcaaaacatatgactgggaacaaggaccagttcctttcacttgaggacttaaaaggaggtaatgacTCCTTTGGTAAtggaaagaaaggtgagatcattggggttgtaAAGGTAGGCAAAACAGATTCTCATTCCATAGAGAATGACTacctgatagatggcttgaaatatagcctaataagtgtgtcacaattgtgtgacagag atcataatttctctgcccctaggaaccctcaacaaaatggagtagttgaaaggaagaatagaactcttgaGGACATGGCTAGAACCATGTTGCTTTCTAGTAAATTGCCCCACAACTTCTGGGCAGAGGccgtaaacactgcatgttacataatcagtagatgcatgactagacctttgatagagaagactccctatgagttacttaaagggagaaaaccaaacatatcccatcttagggcatttggttgCAAGTGCTATGTGCACAATAATAGAAAAGACttcctaggtaagtttgatcccagaagtgatgagggagtatttttGGGATATTATTCACATAGAAAAGCATATaaagtatttaataaaagaactctgtgtgtagaagaaagtgtacatgtagtatttgatgaaactaacattctttctgagagacaagaacatgaagataaagccattggattggtaaaggaatTGACTAAATCCCCAGTACAAGTCAAAGTGGcatcaaaagaaggaacaggtgatggaacatgTCCTTCAaatcagggcaacctgacagggggaactaatCAAGGAGAAATTGAATCAAACCCCCTAGAGGAACTTGTTCATGAACCTGTTCCTctgcaacagaacatgggagaaatatctagcagaaaccagttggttgtgaaacctcacaagtatcaaagttctcatccgaTTGAGAACATTATTACTGATCCAatatctggagtcaaaactagatcacagcTAAAGAATccgtgtgcttttgatgctttcctatctcttattgaacctgaaaatgttgttgaggctttgcaggatgcagattag